From Osmerus eperlanus chromosome 28, fOsmEpe2.1, whole genome shotgun sequence, the proteins below share one genomic window:
- the ankdd1b gene encoding ankyrin repeat and death domain-containing protein 1A, with product MEKWARSDAVQAFRGYLQQKEPIKSGSSSDHKDMFLDHEKNFLEAAKRDDVETLKALGKVVNINTQNVDGRAALHYAVAGQHQTAVRYLLQRRPNIDLKDKYGLTVIHLATWFGSLDILKLLVAGGAEQKVLNQEGWNIMHCAAINNHTDIVEYIVKDLQMKELDRRDQAGQRAFALAAEHGCDEMLTLLMDEEYNMATMRPNKNGDTPLHLAAKNGHLSTVQLLLQSFETRNQTNKAGETALSLAADNGHEDCVLALLEADCDPNITTATCSALHQISERGDESMIRVFLQNSNLMDVQDQYLQSPLHLAVKNSHTTVIYALLRAGANVNLTDQRSQTALHLAAELGRADIVEMLLKAGMDLAVQDRQGKTALGVAARADEVLIVDMIIKAERYFSWRTAISLTHSELNDESLHSQSPLTFLLDHRAETKHIRATAWRLAYRFLKPRGWKKLAVYWGFTKQQVEAIDHQWTGEQSYQEHGNRLLLIWLHGVEMAAKNPDKELYQSLISTGYKTTADKMRMETESRWMSHCVPS from the exons ATGGAGAAATGGGCGAGATCTGATGCCGTCCAGGCCTTCAGAGGCTACCTACAGCAGAAGGAGCCAATCAAGTCAGGCTCCAGCTCTGACCATAAGGATATGT TCCTGGATCATGAGAAGAACTTTCTAGAAGCAGCCAAGAGAGACGATGTGGAGACTTTAAAGGCCTTGGGAAAGGTAGTAAACATCAATACCCAGAATGTG GATGGTCGCGCAGCCCTGCACTACGCAGTGGCGGGTCAACACCAGACAGCTGTCAGGTATCTCCTCCAAAGAAGACCCAACATTGACCTGAAGGACAAG tacggCTTGACAGTCATCCACCTGGCAACCTGGTTCGGATCTCTGGATATCCTGAAGCTGCTCGTCGCGGGAGGTGCAGAACAGAAGGTTCTGAATCAG GAGGGATGGAACATCATGCACTGCGCAGCCATCAACAACCACACCGACATTGTCGAGTACATTGTCAAAGACCTGCAGATGAAGGAGCTGGACAGAAGAGACCAG GCTGGACAGAGGGCGTTTGCCCTGGCCGCCGAACACGGCTGCGATGAAATGCTCACATTGCTGATGGATGAGGAGTACAACATGGCCACCATGAGGCCAaacaag AACGGCGACACACCTCTCCACCTGGCTGCCAAGAACGGTCACCTGAGCACCGTCCAGCTCCTGCTGCAGAGCTTCGAGACCCGGAACCAAACCAATAAG gCTGGGGAGACAGCTCTGTCCCTGGCCGCAGACAACGGCCATGAGGACTGTGTTCTGGCCCTACTGGAGGCAGACTGTGACCCCAACATCACCACG GCAACATGCAGTGCGCTACATCAGATTTCAGAGAGGGGAGACGAGTCAATGATCCGAGTCTTCCTACAGAACTCCAACCTAATGGACGTTCAAGACCAG taCCTCCAGAGCCCTCTCCACCTGGCCGTGAAGAACTCTCACACCACGGTCATCTACGCTCTCCTGAGGGCCGGCGCCAACGTCAACCTCACTGACCAG AGGTCCCAGACCGCTCTACACCTGGCAGCAGAACTGGGCCGGGCTGATATCGTGGAGATGCTTCTGAAGGCCGGGATGGACCTGGCCGTtcaggacagg CAGGGTAAGACAGCCCTGGGAGTTGCGGCTCGAGCCGACGAGGTCCTCATTGTGGACATGATCATCAAAGCGGAGAGATACTTCTCGTGGAGGACAGCCATTAGCCTC ACCCACTCCGAGCTTAACGACGAGAGCCTTCACAGCCAGTCCCCCCTGACGTTTCTATTGGACCACCGCGCCGAGACCAAGCACATCCGCGCCACCGCCTGGCGCCTGGCGTACAGGTTCCTCAAGCCAAGGGGCTGGAAGAAGCTGGCGGTCTACTGGGGCTTCACCAAGCAGCAGGTGGAGGCCATTGATCATCAGTGGACAG gTGAGCAGAGCTACCAGGAGCATGGGAACAGACTGCTGCTGATCTGGCTCCATGGTGTGGAGATGGCAGCGAAGAACCCAGACAAGGAGCTTTACCAGAGCCTCATATCCACAGGCTACAAAACCACAGCAG ATAAGATGAgaatggagacagagagcaggtggATGAGTCACTGTGTTCCGTCCTGA
- the poc5 gene encoding centrosomal protein POC5 has translation MSSDEGEPSSPVLPRDSDRGSSVSSELQDEYEELLRYAVVTPKFEPHATSQLQLLCASHLSAGRPSSRANDDARSYRSAGSASEVEDGRHSREVRSARASPLITDPCTHPPASQGEEMAGRSSAASDALSDRQQTPSERSRHSSPAPLVTVVTDLFISEENMGKMENILDTWGDNLKANVLTELRKWKVAFVERHKLELRKERDTHAAQVAGLNAEMDSMRELLQTYETSNQRKDEVIVNLSQAVDRQRERLELMRTFTHWRLQHSEARDEVQRGRLAEQHYHLQLKRKVWAGWHSLIQAKWKERVERACRARAEEVCLRMSTDYEAKMAEHVEALEKAQAEIQRLRLERGLYEDSMKKAFMRGVCALNVEALSMFHSGEGRGLELGLHDAPFPGDDPGSGSLGHLQPRSASTHFSPINFDPPAPASHSEAEETLGSSAPVSRAEALPSTHVIHSSLPPGGSACSHKQVGTRVVTSGQQKASRTVSARITARSDLAKSMRLPSNLQVMGVAPPMSSVIVERHHPVTQLTVGQATAAKFPRSSHQGQVPSGSKSSSRTHSTCHVHSIKVVE, from the exons atgtCCTCAGACGAAGGGGAGCCCAGCAGTCCAGTCCTACCAAGGGACTCGGATCGGGGCAGTTCGGTCTCTTCTGAACTGCAG GACGAGTATGAGGAGCTCCTGAGGTATGCTGTGGTCACTCCCAAATTTGAGCCCCATGCCACATCCCAACTACAGCTCCTCTGTGCTTCTCATCTGTCTGCGGGCAGACCGAGTTCCCGTGCCAACGATGATGCTAGATCTTATCGCTCTGCAG GTTCAGCATCTGAGGTGGAGGATGGGCGACATAGCAGGGAAGTGAGATCAGCGAGGGCCTCCCCTCTTATAACGGACCCCTGCACTCACCCGCCAGCCTCACAAG GAGAGGAGATGGCCGGCAGGTCATCGGCGGCGTCGGACGCGCTCTCCGACCGACAGCAGACGCCGTCTGAGAGGTCCCGGCACAGCAGCCCAGCTCCCCTGGTCACCGTGGTGACGGACCTGTTTATCTCCGAGGAGAACATGGGCAAGATGGAGAACATTCTAGACACGTGGGGAGACAACCTAAAG gCTAACGTGCTCACGGAGCTGAGGAAATGGAAGGTGGCCTTTGTGGAGCGGCACAAgctggagctgaggaaggagagggacacGCACGCCGCCCAGGTGGCCGGCCTCAACGCCGAGATGGACAGCATGAGGGAACTGCTGCAAACGTACGAGACCTCCAACCAGAGGaaggatgag GTGATAGTGAACCTGAGCCAGGcggtggacagacagagggagaggctggagctgATGAGAACCTTCACCCACTGGAGACTTCAGCACAGCGAGGCCAGGGATGAG GTCCAGCGTGGCCGGCTGGCGGAGCAGCACTACCACCTGCAGCTGAAGAGGAAGGTGTGGGCAGGCTGGCACTCCCTCATCCAGGCCAAGTGGAAGGAGCGTGTGGAGCGGGCATGTCGCGCCAGGGCGGAGGAGGTCTGCCTGCGCATGTCCACCGACTACGAGGCCAAGATGgccgag cACGTGGAGGCGTTGGAGAAGGCCCAGGCTGAGATTCAGAGGCTGCGCCTGGAGAGGGGGCTCTACGAGGACTCCATGAAGAAGGCCTTCATGCGGGGCGTGTGCGCCCTCAACGTGGAGGCCCTCAGTATGTTCCACTCTGGGGAGGGACGCGGCCTGGAGCTCGGCCTGCACG ATGCTCCTTTCCCAGGGGATGATCCTGGCTCCGGATCATTGGGCCACCTCCAGCCTCGTTCCGCCTCCACGCACTTTAGCCCAATCAACTTCGACCCCCCGGCGCCTGCGTCCCACAGTGAAGCAGAGGAGACT ttggGCTCCAGTGCACCAGTGTCCAGGGCCGAGGCCTTGCCCTCCACTCATGTAATCCACAGCTCCctaccaccagggggcagtgccTGCTCCCACAAACAG GTCGGTACGCGGGTGGTCACCTCCGGCCAGCAGAAAGCCTCCAGGACAGTGAGCGCTCGCATCACGGCGCGCTCTGACCTCGCCAAGTCCATGCGCCTCCCCAGCAACCTCCAGGTCATGGGCGTGGCTCCGCCCATGAGCTCCGTCATCGTGGAGCGCCATCACCCTGTCACTCAG cTCACTGTGGGTCAGGCCACAGCAGCCAAGTTCCCCCGCTCCTCCCATCAGGGGCAGGTTCCCTCTGGCTCCAAGAGCTCTTCCAGAACACACTCAACCTGCCATGTGCACTCCATCAAAGTAGtggagtga